The sequence below is a genomic window from Corvus cornix cornix isolate S_Up_H32 chromosome 1, ASM73873v5, whole genome shotgun sequence.
CGGCTGCAGATGCTCAATGTGACGCCTCATCATCATCAGCATTCCCACATCCACTCCCACCTCCATCTCCACCAGCAGGATGCCATACACGCAGGTAAGGGCCGCATGGTGGTGGTGCCCTGCACAAAGCCCTGCTTTCTGTCCTACTGTGCCTTCCTTGTGCTCCCTCCCTCTGGCCCTGGGGAACCCTAAAAGCTTCCAAGACTAAACTTTGAAGCCATAGATCTTCAGCCAGAAGAGCCCAACATTGTGGGTGTTCTTCCTTGCCCTTGCTCCCATCCCACCAAAGGCACTGACACTGTTGATCAGTGGCGAGCAGAACTGTTTGCACTGTGTCCTTTTGTTCTGGATCTTTGGGGCTGCAGTACAAGTGCTGAAGTCCCACTGACTGCCTGGGTGGTGCTGCTGTGAACTGCATTTCTTAGGCTGGGGTCTGCAGAGGGAATGGGAGCCCTGCTAGAACAGTTTTGGCAGTATCCTTAGGACTAATGAAACGCTGGTTCTCAGGTTTGCTCCACTGGCTCTTGCTGCACAtagtgggatgggatgggatgggatgggatgggatgggatgggatgggatgggatgggatgggatgggatgggaaaggAGGTGGGCTAGTTGTAAGGAACTGGAGCCTGCTGTTTTCAGAATTGAATGGTGGTCCCTTCCATTTCCACAGCctacaggaaagcaaagcaaaaggttTAGGGATGAAAATCTCAGGGAAGCAAAGCCCAAGCTACAgtgcaacaggaaaaaagtgttACACCTGCTCAGGTGCTGTGAGCAGTCAGTGGGGTCTGGTATCAGTCACAGAtgctggctctgagcagctgcaaCTGCTCAGAGATGACACCAGGCAAATGAATGTCCATTTTCCCTATGATCTGTGGCTGGGCACCTTACTCTGGCTGTGAGTCCAAACCACTAAAAAGAGAATCTGTCCTGGATGAgacctggaaaagaaagcacCCAATACAAGTATGCATGTGAATACTTGTCTGGCTGTCAGGGTGACAGATAGGTATGATATGGGGTGCAGACCGGATTGCAGAGCAGGTGCTTGCAGAACCCTACTGGACTTCTAAGGAGCTGTACTTTTAAGGGGCAATATTTCTTCCTGACGAGTGTAgggacagagctctgccagACTGGTTCACGTGAAGTTCGATGCTGGCAGAAAGAGTAACACTCAGAAGGAGATGACACTGTGGTGTTTAGCAGTGAAATCATTCCATCCCTAACACACTCTGACCCTCTCTCTCTGTATCTGTTTTGTGAGGCCTTGTGCCTGTCTCTGTGTTACCTGCTACAAAGCATGGGACAATTACCTTGTGATATCTTTTCTTCCCAGCCTCAGCCTCCGTTCACCCTCTAATCGACCCCCTCGCCTCGGGATCACACCTCACCCGGATACCATACCCAGCTGGAACCATCCccaaccctctcctgcctcacccTCTACATGAGAATGAAGTACTGCGCCACCAGCTCTTTGGTAAGGCCATTCACAGGGACTGCTGTTCTCCTCCAAAAAGCATCAGCAGATTTCCAAGGGGCAGGGGCATCGTGAGGGGTCACAGGACCAAACTGAGGTCTGTTGAACAGAGCTCTGTCATGGTGTAGGACAGGCCCACGCTGTCAGGATGAGCAGGTCCTGCACGTGGgctggggtgggaatgggagtGCAGCAGGGTGTTGACTGAACTGTGGGGCCTTGGATAGAGCATTAACTTGTCTCTTCTCTGTGTCACctttggctgcagctgcaccGTACAGGGACCTGCCGGGCTCCCTCTCAGCGCCCATGTCGGCGGCACACCAGCTGCAGGCCATGCACGCGCAGTCGGCTGAGCTGCAGCgcctggctctggagcagcagcagtggctccaCGCCCACCACCCTCTGCACGGCGTGCCGCTCCCCACGCAGGAGGACTACTACAGGTGCGTGGAGCTGCTCTCTCCTCACAGGAACACCTCCAGGCCCAGCCCTGgtgtggggctggcacaggcagtggGAACAGGGAAACATTGCCCCTGGAGCAGAGTGACTCTGCCCAAGCGCACAGTGAGAGTAGGGACGCTTTGCCAAGGGGCACAGCTGTGGGCTGGCCACCAGGAAGTGGCAAGTGGCCATTCAGTGGCTAGTGCCTTGTGAGGTCTCAGCTCCTCCCCTCTGAGTGGGGGAGATAAATGCAGTTATGACTAACCAATACCCCTGCCAAAATCCAAAACATTTATAAGGGTTTGATGGTTTTGCCAAGACAAGATATTCACAAGTGCGGGGGTAGGCACACTGGGAAAGAGAGAGGTACAGTGCTGCACCTTTTCAGTAGTACCTCCTACTTCAAGGATTTGCAAAACTTCACAAGCCAGCAGTGTTGTCTGGGTCTAGATGAACAAAGGCCAGGGgataaaattgccttttttccctttcactaTCACCTTGTTCCTCTTTTTTATCTTAGCCACCTGAAGAAGGAAAGTGACAAACCCCTTTAAATGGACTTCTACTGTCAATGTGACATCATCATGTCTTTCTCTCAAGAGGAGCAATCAGTCAACCAAATcctgggggaggggaagctgCAAAGTGACACATCCTGATCCCACCATGCAGTAGAGTACAAGAGAAGGTGACAAAAAGTATGGGATGGCATCCTGGGAACAGAAAGTGGAGGAGAGAAAATGGGGAGGGACTGAAACACCACTAATGGACCTGAAGTGATCAATACGTGATTTCAGCTGAGCTCTGAAGAGAAGAGAATCAGCATTGCACAGAGCTCAGAAAGACAAAGACTGATGTGAATTcagggtggcagcagctccatccttTGTTTTGGGGGAACAGttgcattaaataaaaagtgcaGAGCATTGCAAGACTTCATGTACAGGATGCTcttgccttttctgcttctgaaaggaGGAGGTGCAGCCAACTGCAAACCCAAAAGAGTCTTTTTTCAAGATGCCTCCTCAACACCCCACCCCCCTTTAAGTGTAAGATACTGCTTAGCGATACAGAAAAGCAACGTGGAACTTTTTCAGATTAGCCAGAGCAGCTTCCCATTCTCCAACATCCCTTCAGATACAAACAAAGCATTCCAGGCCCCTTCCTGAGCGGCCTCTCCTGCCTTCGGAGGGTCCAGTCCCAGCCATCAGGGTGCAAAGCACCGCAGGACTGTTTGCAGGACCGTGGCTGTGCTTTCCCTGGCTGACAGGAACGGGCACGGGCACAGCCACGAGGTGCAAAGCACCAGGAGACTGTTTTGGAGACTGCCATCACCACCGTGACCCCTCTGAGCCCTGTGGGGAGAGCCGGCGTGGCCGAGCGGTAACACTGCGTCCTGGGACTGTCTGTAAGATGGTGGCTGCCCCTTTCCCCTCACCCATCCTAATTGATGTACTTTTAACTCATGCACATCCTATTAGACGTGGCAGTTTTATGTAGCAACTTGTGACTCCCTTGCCCCCGCGTGCGTGTTCTGATTTCACAGTTGTATCTCTCGATTGGTCccccatatatatatatatttacttaaccattaaaggaaaaaccaaccaacaacccagctatggaaaagaaaagaaaagaaccaCCTAAACGACGTTCCCCACGCACTCCCGAGCCCCGACACACATTctaataatttatatatataaatatatatatgaagctcttaaaaagggaaaaaaaaaaaaaaaagacaaaaaaacccttccagAAACGGAACTCCGTtgtgttcatttcttttcaCTGGGGCGAGGAGGGGAAGGGTAGGAACACCCTTTCCCGGTGAGGACTGGGCGGGGCTGGGAGTGGGCACCGCCTCGGGAAAGGCGCGGAGGGGCCGCTGGGCAGCCCCGCCTGCCGCGGGGAGGGAAGGGGCGGGGCGTGCGCGCTACGGACCAATGGGAAACCGTTAATTTGCATAGGGcccgggcggcgcggcggggcgcgTTCGGCGGCGGCGGAGGTCGCCGGTGTCGGGGCGGAGTGGGGCGGGCAGGCGGCACCAGGCCGGGGATCCGCGGGGGAGACGGCAGGAAAACGGGCGGGGGAGGGAGCGGCCGTCCCCCTCACCGCAACCGCGGGGTGAGTCGGCTCGGATGGGGCCCCTCGCGGCGGGCTTTTTTCCGgcagtgatttcagctcttttaGAATTTGTCCAGCAGGTTTCCCGCGCTGGCGGGAAGCCGCTCCCACACGGCGGTGTAATGGCAGAGCGGGGCGGGGAGGCGCaggcgcgcgggcggcgggccGGCCTGGAGCCGCCGCTCGTCTGTGCGGGACcggagccgcggccgccccgccgccccccaTGGCAGCCTCTGCGCAGCCCCCGGTGCCGCCGGCGCTGAGCGCGGAGCAGGCGAAGGGTGAGTGCGGGAGGCTCGGTGTCCCGGGGGGGCCGGCGGCAGAGTGCCTGTGTCGCCTGGCTGGGTGCGGGAGGACGGCGGGCGGCTGAGTGCCCGTGTCCCACAGCGGTGCTGGCGGAGGTGATCAAGGCGTTCGGGGCGCCCGAGAACGCGCAGCGCATGGAGGAGGCTCGGGACAACGCCTGCAACGACATGGGTAAGATGCTGCAGttcctcctgcctgtggcaACCCAGATCCAGCAGGACGTGATCAAGGCCTACGGCTTCAGCAGCGACGGCGAAGGTGGGTTGTTCCCCCGCCGGGCAGGATGCTCCGAGCCCGCCGGAGCAGCGGGGCATCCCGCCCACCCCCTTTCCTTGCAGGGGTCCTGAAGTTCGCCCGGCTGATCAAGTCCTACGAGTCGCAGGACCCGGAGATCGCCAGCATGTCGGGCAAGCTCAAGGCCATGTTCCTGCCGCCCATGACGCTGCCGCCGCACGGGGCCGGCACCGGCGGAGTTGCTGCCTCCTGAGCCCTCGGAGTTCTCCCGGTATTCGGCTGGTGCCCTCCTTCCACGGTGCAAGTCCTGTCAGCCCTGGGAATGGGGCACTTGAACCAGGCAGACGCTGACCTGGAAGGAATGGGATGCTTCGTGTCTGCTCGTGTGTCTGCTCGTGAATAAAACGTGTGTTGAAAATGCCTGTGTTTTATGAATGACTGtgagctcagcagtgctgctccctggtGCAGAGGCAGGTACAGCAGTGCTCTCTGCATGACACCTGCCATGCTGTTTTGGGGGGCCCAGTATGTACCATGTTCTGTAAAAAGGTTTGTGCAGAGCCTTGGTGTGAAGGATTTAATAtcagagagacttttttttaaaataagaggtATTAAGTACTTTACAAGGGCAAGCATTTTCAGATGTGCTGTTTGAAGCATACTAGGAAGTGTGTCCCTCAAAACGATCTAGTGTTGTTCAGCAAGTGCTGTAAATGCCATTGaagtccctgtccccagcagggtCAGTGTTAATTTACTCCTGCCCCCAGTGCTTGTGGCTGCCTTGTTTTGTGGCTGAATGTGCAATCCAGCACATTATCATTAGtgaaaaaggcagcagagaaaatgcaacAGGGAGTGGCAGAGCGTGGGAGGGCTGGGCTTGCCCCTTTGGCTGTAGCCTGCATTAGAGCAACATAAACAACATAAAATTCTTATCTCACTTTTTTTGGACTGCAGAGGGATCAACCTAGTGGTGCAGCCTTGCTCCATtgcaatgttttttttccaatgtggTTTGGAGGGACATCAGGTATGTCTGTTTGTAGCCTCCTGCCCTGTGTGCCTGTTGCCCTTGGAAGAATCGAGGTCTTTGACTCAGGGGCACAGGACTGGGGGTGAAGGAGCCAggcctgggagagcagggagctgcaaagCCAGGTGTGAGAGAGCTGCGTCAGGTTCTGCCTTCTGTGCTTTCGGTTACAAACCGGGCAGGAATGTAGCCAGTGAGGGCGTGAGCTCAGTGGATGGGAGGCAGGAAGAGCAGTCGGTTCCTTCCGTCTCTATCTACCTCTCCGAGCTTGGCCTTGgccttcccccacccctctgATTATTCAGTAACTACAGTCCAGGAAGTGCTTTGCAAATGGTGAAAATTAGGCCCTCGGCTTGAGGCCTGAGGTTTGCCTGACTAGGAGCTACCTTCTTCTTAGTCCGCCTGGGAGCAGGCGGGGTTTGGGACTTCGCCTGTGCGGAGCGGACACAGGTGAGTCACGGGAGCTGCTGCACCAGCAagcactgccagctgctgctccagcaccccGGCGCTCGCTGCCATGAGCATCCAGCCCTACCGGGAGGGTGCCAAGCCACCTCTCCTCTATCGAGGTCCTTGATCTCTCTCCCAAATCCATCTCAAGATCCTGTCTTGGTAATTCcaatattgctttattttctttagtagGACCCCCTTGGTTGAGGGCTGTGGTACTtcctccaccagctcctgtcATTCCTCCATCAGTGGGGATCTGAGAGACAAGACCCTGATGCCATCCCGTGGGTGAGTGCTGTGAATGCtagtgtactagtttgaaaaaaaaacagtggGTGATTCCAAGTCAGAATTAgaatttaataggaaaatttaaataaatgcagtagtacaagaacactgacagagtcaggatacaacgTGACACCCTGTTAGGGTGGCGGCAGCAGTCCAGATGAAGTGGTCCTGTTAAAGCAGTGATCCTTTAGAAAAGGGTATGTCCTTCGCCTGAAGGCCCAGTGGTAGCTCTTGTCCTTTGGGAAAACAGTAGGTAAGGGCTGCTTGAGCTGTTCCAGATCCCAGATTATACCCACGTGggaatgcttggctcctcccccCTGGGTGGGGCATCTCACAATGGGCTGATGAGTCATGCCGTGTGTCCTTGATTGCCCGAGGGCGTTGTCGAGGATGAGTCCTGGTAGGAGATAAggaacactgccccacctgttttaacagcttgtgaagCTGATAAGAGAATACGTACTAGGTTACATCTTACTTTGTAACCTAGGACAACAGCAAAACCTGTTTGAAGTAAGTAACAAATGCAATTCTCATTCTCAAAAAGAGCTCCAAATTAGCTCCCCCCAAACACGAGGGAAGCACGAAACAGTAAAGTCGTTATCTGAGCAAGAGGGTACACAGTATAAcggagaaagaaaatgaatgtgatATAAAGAAAGAGCCAGCATCTGCTTTCGTAAAGGCACATCTGGTCCTGTAAAACTGGGGGGTTTTGAGGGACTTAGCAAGTTCGTGGATAAGGCAGGTCTGGCCAATACAATTCGCTTGGATTTAAAGAATTTGACGAGATTTTCTCATCAAAGTCTTTAAATGAAGCTGAAGtcatagcattaaaaaaaaaaaaaaaattggataaaGAATTACCAAAAAAGAGTAAATGGAAGGTGGGAATTAACATCCCATTTTTACAGTGAAAGGAAGTCATCAGTGGTCAGATCACAGGGTAATCTGAAATACACGCTGTTCAGTATATTCCCAAGTGACATGGGAATACAGCTTGGTGAGATGAGAAAATGGGATGATGGTAGAAAGTTGTTCAGGGTAATATGGTGGGAGTTGACTTGTGAATAATTTCAGAAAGACCTTACGGCAGTGACTGAGTGAGCAGTAGAACAGCAGATGAAATTTCATATAGGCTTATGTAAAACAATgttcatacaaaaaaaatattaaaatgtgcATAAAAAACAATGGCTGGGAACTAATTGTAACCTCTTTGGAATGAGACTTTGATCATAGAAATCCATGAGATTGTTAGCTTAATGCTTGGTTGTGGTGCAGGTCAGAAATCATCCCTGACCATGACTCACCAGCATTTTGAACACCTCAGTTCTGTGCCCACCTTCACTCTTATCTTCAAAACAAGATGCCAGAATTGGAAATATCTCTGAGAGGGACAGCAAAGAGGATCAGAGGTGTAGAATAGCTGTGTACAAAGAACACCTTAGTAGGGCTGGAGTCTTCAGCATGGGAAAGAGCTGAGGATTGATAGGGATGTTTTAGGTCACGAGCAGCTTGGAGCAGGGGGAGAGAAACAGGAATCACccactgattttcctttttttacagcAACCAGGTGTTAATAAAAAAGAGGCAGGGAGAAGGTTATAAGCAAGTCAAAGGAGGGAGTGTTTCTGTAGCTGGGCAATGGAACTCCTTGCCAAAGGATGCCAAATTTGTTATGGATTTGATGGTTAACTCTACAAGTAGCTGTTAATAGAGGCTTAGGAAGTACAAGGGCAAAAAATCCTCTACACATagcctttccctctgctcttcctttgATGACTGTTTTGACCTCTGGATTGCTTagtcccaccccctgctcacagcagagctctctcCCCAGAACTAGCTCGGGTAGCCCAGGGCCTTGTTCAGGTGAGTCCTGACACCTGCCAGGGTGGAGGTTCCTCGGCTGCTCTGGGAACTTGTGGCAAGTGCTGAACCACCCTTGGGGGGGAGCATGTGTGCAGTTTTTCCTGATACCTAATCAGAATTTCCCTTGCTGCAAGTGATGCCTGTTGTCTCTTGTCCTTTTGTTGTGTCCCACGAAAAAGAGTCTGACTCATTATCTCTACACCCCCACGGCCCCTTTTAGGTAGTCTCAGACAAGTGTTAAATCCCTCCTT
It includes:
- the C1H12orf57 gene encoding protein C10, with translation MAASAQPPVPPALSAEQAKAVLAEVIKAFGAPENAQRMEEARDNACNDMGKMLQFLLPVATQIQQDVIKAYGFSSDGEGVLKFARLIKSYESQDPEIASMSGKLKAMFLPPMTLPPHGAGTGGVAAS